One stretch of Streptomyces sp. NBC_00443 DNA includes these proteins:
- a CDS encoding IclR family transcriptional regulator, whose protein sequence is MGAQDGPTLIGSVQRAFRLLEAMSAHENGAPAKQLARETGLPLATAYHLLRTLVHDGYVRKLDDGGFILGDKIGTLHTSGRAQALLSRIRPTLAALRDELSTAAYLTFYEEGEIRVAEIVDGPRAPRVDLWVGFEDAGHATALGKSVLRELDEESRKDYLSRHRLADLTPSTITDPPELIRRLDSEPLAPAVTDMEEYALGTVCVAVPVYSGGTLGSLGVSLRADRRTRLEETRARLEDVRARLLPTASRVTRGLSLTI, encoded by the coding sequence ATGGGTGCTCAGGACGGCCCTACGCTCATCGGCTCCGTACAGCGCGCCTTCCGCCTGCTGGAGGCGATGAGCGCGCACGAGAACGGCGCGCCGGCCAAGCAGCTGGCACGGGAGACGGGCCTGCCCCTGGCCACGGCGTATCACCTGCTGCGGACGCTGGTCCACGACGGATACGTGCGCAAGCTCGACGACGGCGGGTTCATCCTGGGCGACAAGATCGGCACCCTGCACACTTCGGGCCGGGCGCAGGCCCTGCTCAGCCGGATACGCCCGACGCTCGCCGCGCTGCGGGACGAGCTGTCGACCGCCGCGTACCTCACCTTCTACGAGGAGGGCGAGATCCGGGTCGCCGAGATCGTGGACGGCCCTCGCGCTCCCCGGGTCGATCTGTGGGTGGGGTTCGAGGACGCGGGGCACGCCACGGCGCTGGGCAAGTCCGTGCTGCGTGAGCTGGACGAGGAGTCACGCAAGGACTACCTGTCCCGGCACCGGCTCGCGGACCTCACGCCCAGTACCATCACCGACCCTCCGGAGCTCATCCGGCGGCTCGACTCCGAGCCCCTGGCCCCGGCGGTCACGGACATGGAGGAGTACGCCCTCGGCACGGTCTGCGTCGCGGTGCCCGTCTACAGCGGGGGCACCCTCGGCTCGCTCGGTGTGTCGCTGCGGGCCGACCGGCGCACCCGGCTGGAGGAGACGCGGGCCCGTCTGGAGGACGTCCGAGCGCGCCTGCTCCCGACCGCGAGCCGCGTGACCCGAGGCCTCTCGCTCACTATCTGA